The genomic DNA GAACCTATACGAGTGGGCAAATGCTCGTGTTTAACAAAGGCGCTGATCCTGTGATCCTGGCCAGGGAAGCAACCACCCTGATGCTGTTAGGCGGCGAACCCCTGGGTGAGCGCTTTATCTGGTGGAATTTTGTCTCTTCCCGCAAAGAGCGGATCGAACAAGCCAAAGCAGATTGGAAGGAGGGCCGGATCAAGTTGCCACCTGCCGATAACCTGGAATATGTGCCGCTGCCCGAAGACCGCTCCCGGCCTGCCGGTAACCCACAACCGCAGGCGCTTTCCTGAAAACCAAGTATGAAATACAGGTCCGGCTCATTACTGCAAAACAACAGCAGCGGCTAAGACCTACAAAAAGACCTCCGAAGGCATTGCTCCGGAGGTCTCTTCTGTTAAGTTATTCTATTTAAAGTATAGCTTGCCTGTAACGCTACCCACCTGTTCCGGGAAGTATAGCGTTGAGGATGTGAGCAGCCTTACTCAAGCGTGATGGCGCCCAGGTCTTTGATCTGGTTTTGAGTGACGCTCACATTTTCAACCGTCTTGTTGTGGGCATCGCCTTCGGTAAAGAACTTCAAGGTGTAGGTACCAGCCGGCACGCCTTTGATCAGGAAGTCGCCACCATCATTTGCAAAACCAGTGATGGTGTCGGTGGCAGAGATCACGTAAATGCCTGGCTTGTATTCAGCTGGTGTCACGGTTCCTTTTATACCACCGGCCACAGCCTGGGTAATGGTCCGCACCACCGGCTTGAGGTTATACTGGCCGTTGCCCCGGGCTACCACTGATTTGCCGGCGTCAAAGTCTAACAGCAGCACATAGGTCACATCGCTTTCCAGCGTGGCATTGATGGCCAGCTTCACACCGGACTGCTGCCCGCTGGGCGTTTTAAGTGGCACTACGGTTCCGTCTTTCAGCTTCAGGGTGTTGTTATCGCCCAGTATAAGCCTGATCTGGGAAATGTTGCCGGCCGGCAGGGTGGCGCTGGCCAGCAGGGTGTCCCGGCCATTGGCAAAATCCAGCAGGTTGTAAACGCCGGGGTTTATTTCGTCCAGCGTGATCCAGTCCGCATCCTTGCCATCAGCTTCTTTGCTCACCTGCACCGATTGCACGTCAATATTTACTTCGGCATAGTCGCCGGGGGCGTCCGTCATGCGCACCTCCATTTTTGTGGTGCCGGTCGTGTCGTTGTCGTTGTCACAGGCGCTGAACCAAACCAGGCAGCCAAGCATCAGGGGGATCAAGTGTTTTCTTTTCATTTCGGGTTTATTGTTTAAGTTATCTGCCAAATATCAGACCCGAACATGAAGACAAAATGAAGAAACAGAAATATGCTATATTTTTAGAAATAAATTTTCTGATTCACCCCGGAGCGATGCGCCAGGTGAATGGCTTGAAAGAGAGGCAGGTGCTGGTAGTTTAAAGCAAAGTATAGAGACCCGTGAGCGAAGGCACAAGCGAGCAGTAGGTCAGGGCTGCTGCTAAAGCGGCCTTCCGAGTAAAGAGGCAAG from Pontibacter liquoris includes the following:
- a CDS encoding DUF4382 domain-containing protein; protein product: MKRKHLIPLMLGCLVWFSACDNDNDTTGTTKMEVRMTDAPGDYAEVNIDVQSVQVSKEADGKDADWITLDEINPGVYNLLDFANGRDTLLASATLPAGNISQIRLILGDNNTLKLKDGTVVPLKTPSGQQSGVKLAINATLESDVTYVLLLDFDAGKSVVARGNGQYNLKPVVRTITQAVAGGIKGTVTPAEYKPGIYVISATDTITGFANDGGDFLIKGVPAGTYTLKFFTEGDAHNKTVENVSVTQNQIKDLGAITLE